Below is a genomic region from Streptomyces roseoviridis.
CGGGAGACTTCAGGAAGCGCATGACCGCCTGGGCCTGGTTGTGTATCGGGCCGATCCTCGCCAGGCCCGCCACCTCGTCGTTGACGTTCAGGAAGCGGGTGATCCGGCCCGTCGGCGGCGCGTCCATCACCACGTAGTCGTAGGTGAAGCCGCCGTGCTTCTCGCGGCGGCGGACCGCCTCGCACGCCTTGCCGGTCAGCAGCACGTCCCGGACGCCCGGGGCTATCGTCGTCGCGAAATCGATCGCGCCGAGCTTCTTCAACGCCCGGCCGGCGCTGCCCAGCTTGTAGAACATCTGGAGGTAGTCGAGGAGGGCGCGCTCGGCGTCGATCGCCAGGGCGAACACCTCGCCGCCGCCCGGCGCGACGGCGATCTTCCGCTCCTCGTACGGCAGCGCCTCCGTCTCGAAGAGCTGCGCGATGCCCTGCCTGCCCTCGACCTCGACGAGGAGGGCCCGCTTGCCCTCGGTCGCGAGGGCGAGCGCGAGTGCGGCGGCGACCGTCGTCTTACCGGTACCGCCCTTGCCGCTGACGACCTGGAGCCTGCTCACGCCTTCGAGCCTAACCACTGGCGGCCCGGCCCAATCAGAGGGTCGCCCCGGACGCGCCCCCCAATGCGCCCCCGCCGTCACCTAGGGGGTGCCCCGGGGACCGCCTCGGAGGACCGCCCTCCGGCAGCGGCTACAGTCGGCTCATGACCAAGTGGGAGTACGCGACTGTGCCGCTGCTGGTGCACGCGACGAAGCAGATTCTTGACACCTGGGGCGAGGACGGCTGGGAGCTCGTCCAGGTCGTGCCCGGGCCGAACAACCCCGAGCAGCTCGTGGCCTACCTGAAGCGGGAGAAGTCCTCGTGAGCGGGACCGGAGCCGTCGAGGCGAAGCTCGCCGAGCTGGGCCTGACGCTGCCGGACGTCGTGCCGCCGATCGCCGCCTACCAGCCGGCGGTGCGGTCGGGCGTGTACGTGTACACCTCGGGCCAGCTCCCGATGGTGGCCGGCAAGCTGCCGGTGACCGGCAAGGTCGGCGCCGAGGTGACGGCCGAGGAGGCCAAGCAGCTCGCCGCGACCTGCGCGCTGAACGCGCTGGCGGCCGTGAAGTC
It encodes:
- a CDS encoding DUF4177 domain-containing protein; translated protein: MTKWEYATVPLLVHATKQILDTWGEDGWELVQVVPGPNNPEQLVAYLKREKSS
- a CDS encoding ArsA family ATPase: MSRLQVVSGKGGTGKTTVAAALALALATEGKRALLVEVEGRQGIAQLFETEALPYEERKIAVAPGGGEVFALAIDAERALLDYLQMFYKLGSAGRALKKLGAIDFATTIAPGVRDVLLTGKACEAVRRREKHGGFTYDYVVMDAPPTGRITRFLNVNDEVAGLARIGPIHNQAQAVMRFLKSPDTAVHLVTLLEEMPVQETADGIAELREAELPVGRAIVNMVRPHVLDEAAVRAASGDHREAIAGTLAAVGIKGGTKLVEPLLEQAAEHAQRVELERAQREALDAIGVPTYELPFLGDGADIAGLYRLAKELRRQGVGA
- a CDS encoding RidA family protein, coding for MSGTGAVEAKLAELGLTLPDVVPPIAAYQPAVRSGVYVYTSGQLPMVAGKLPVTGKVGAEVTAEEAKQLAATCALNALAAVKSIAGDLDNVKRVVKVVGFVASAPDFTGQPGVINGASELLGAVLGDKGVHARSAVGVTVLPLDAPVELEIQVELEA